One region of Zingiber officinale cultivar Zhangliang chromosome 7B, Zo_v1.1, whole genome shotgun sequence genomic DNA includes:
- the LOC122005660 gene encoding chlorophyll a-b binding protein 4, chloroplastic-like — protein MATVAMQASAAALRPCSSCSRFLTGVSSGKLQPSRLFPAKSLPSSTFKVEAKKGEWLPGLPSPVYLDGSLPGDNGFDPLGLAEDPENLRWYVQAELVNGRWAMLGVVGMLLPEVLTKIGIINAPQWYDAGKAEYFASSSTLFVIEFILFHYVEIRRWQDIKNPGCVNQDPIFKNYSLPPHECGYPGSVFNPLNFTPTLEAKEKELANGRLAMLAFLAFIIQHNVTGKGPFENLLQHLSDPWHNTIIQTFQG, from the exons ATGGCCACAGTTGCAATGCAAGCATCTGCGGCCGCTCTCCGGCCATGCAGCTCCTGTTCGAGATTCTTGACAGGGGTGTCTTCTGGGAAACTACAACCGTCGAGGCTGTTCCCGGCCAAATCCTTGCCATCTTCCACCTTCAAGGTGGAAGCCAAGAAGGGTGAATGGCTCCCTGGTCTTCCCTCGCCGGTCTATCTCGACGGAAG TTTGCCAGGTGACAATGGATTCGATCCCCTCGGCCTGGCCGAGGACCCTGAGAACCTCCGGTGGTACGTGCAGGCGGAGCTCGTCAACGGGCGCTGGGCCATGCTCGGCGTGGTCGGGATGCTGCTTCCGGAGGTCTTGACCAAGATCGGCATCATAAACGCGCCGCAGTGGTACGACGCCGGCAAGGCTGAGTACTTCGCATCCTCGTCGACGCTCTTCGTCATCGAGTTCATCCTCTTCCACTACGTGGAGATCAGAAGGTGGCAGGACATCAAGAACCCCGGCTGCGTCAACCAAGACCCCATCTTTAAAAACTACAGTTTGCCGCCACATGAATGCGGCTACCCTGGCAGCGTCTTCAACCCGCTCAACTTCACCCCCACACTCGAGGCTAAGGAGAAAGAACTTGCCAACG GGAGACTCGCAATGTTGGCCTTCCTGGCGTTTATTATCCAGCATAACGTGACAGGCAAAGGGCCATTTGAGAACCTTCTGCAGCACCTTTCGGACCCATGGCACAACACAATCATCCAAACCTTCCAGGGATAA
- the LOC122005659 gene encoding glucan endo-1,3-beta-glucosidase 5-like, with the protein MGVVLPSAVWLFFLLGEAVLMADGMGCNWGTRSSHPLPADIVVRLLRDNNFDKVKLFEADAAALRALGRSGIEVMVGIPNELLAPLAGSVNAAEQWVMQNVSAYVSQYGVNITHVAVGNEPFLKTYNGMFENTTFAALQNIQAALIKAGLSRQVRVTVPLNADVYQSGASGLPSSGDFRNDIHGLMVAIVGFLQDNGGTFTVNIYPFLSLYLDPHFPLDYAFFSPSANPIVDGPISYSNAFEASYDTLIWALERNGFGSMPVIVGEIGWPTDGDIHANVDYARRFNQGLVDRIRQRRGTPKRPAPPDIYLFGLLDEDQKSIQPGNFEPHWGLFYYDGSLKYQFVMDDGRPLVPARGVRYLERQWCVLSSTASVTDPIIADAVGYACEYADCTSLGYGSSCNGLDARGNVSYAFNQLFQVANQQKGACNFSDLSVVTETDPSQGSCRFNIMIDEGKHDRAVNTSGTGGGGALLRRWAAASILLLWTMSYVL; encoded by the exons ATGGGAGTTGTCCTGCCTTCCGCAGTGTGGCTCTTCTTCCTACTTGGGGAAGCAGTGCTGATGGCCGACGGAATGGGCTGCAACTGGGGCACCCGATCTTCTCACCCACTCCCGGCGGACATAGTGGTGCGACTCCTCAGGGACAACAACTTCGACAAGGTGAAGCTCTTTGAGGCAGACGCCGCCGCCCTCCGTGCCCTGGGCCGCTCCGGCATCGAGGTCATGGTCGGCATTCCCAACGAGCTTCTTGCACCGCTCGCCGGCAGCGTCAACGCCGCCGAGCAGTGGGTGATGCAAAACGTCTCCGCCTACGTCTCCCAGTACGGCGTCAATATCAC GCATGTGGCGGTTGGCAACGAGCCGTTTCTGAAGACGTACAACGGGATGTTCGAGAACACGACTTTCGCAGCGCTGCAGAACATCCAGGCAGCGTTGATCAAGGCCGGACTCAGTCGGCAAGTGCGCGTCACTGTCCCCCTCAACGCCGACGTCTACCAGAGCGGCGCCAGCGGCCTCCCCTCCAGCGGCGACTTCCGCAATGACATCCATGGCCTCATGGTCGCCATCGTCGGTTTCCTTCAGGACAACGGCGGCACGTTTACCGTCAACATTTACCCCTTCCTCAGCCTCTACCTCGATCCCCACTTCCCGCTCGACTATGCCTTCTTCTCCCCCTCCGCCAATCCCATCGTCGACGGCCCCATCTCCTACTCCAACGCCTTCGAGGCCAGCTATGACACCCTCATCTGGGCGCTCGAGCGCAACGGTTTTGGATCCATGCCGGTCATCGTCGGCGAGATCGGGTGGCCCACCGACGGCGACATCCATGCCAATGTTGACTACGCGCGCCGGTTCAATCAGGGCCTGGTCGATCGGATCAGACAACGTCGCGGCACGCCCAAACGACCTGCGCCGCCAGACATCTACCTCTTCGGCCTGCTCGACGAGGACCAGAAGAGCATCCAACCCGGTAACTTTGAGCCCCACTGGGGCCTATTCTACTACGACGGCAGCCTCAAGTACCAATTCGTGATGGATGACGGCCGCCCCCTCGTACCTGCACGAGGCGTCCGCTACCTCGAGCGACAGTGGTGTGTGCTATCTTCCACCGCCAGCGTCACCGATCCCATTATTGCTGACGCCGTCGGGTACGCCTGCGAGTACGCCGACTGCACTAGCCTGGGCTACGGCTCCTCTTGCAACGGGTTGGACGCACGGGGCAACGTGTCGTACGCGTTCAACCAGTTGTTCCAGGTGGCCAACCAGCAAAAGGGCGCATGCAACTTCTCCGATCTCTCCGTCGTCACCGAGACTGATCCCTCTCAAGGGAGTTGCAGGTTTAACATCATGATCGACGAGGGAAAGCACGATCGTGCTGTGAATACCAGTGGTACCGGCGGAGGTGGCGCTTTGCTCCGGCGTTGGGCGGCCGCGTCTATCCTGCTGCTATGGACCATGAGTTATGTTCTTTAA